One Tenrec ecaudatus isolate mTenEca1 chromosome 12, mTenEca1.hap1, whole genome shotgun sequence DNA segment encodes these proteins:
- the AZGP1 gene encoding zinc-alpha-2-glycoprotein yields MGTPVAVLLWLLLLLRPADPQETETQSYSLTFLYTGLSKPREGFPSFQAMAYLNDQPFFRYNSDSRKAEPLGPWSQVEGMENWEKESQLQKAREDIFMVTLNDIMDYYKDREGSHTFQGMFGCKLWNNKSSGAFWRYAYDGQDFIEFNKEIPAWVPSDPAAQNTKQKWEAEKVYVQRAKAYLEEECPEMLQTYLEYSKTHLDQQDPPSVSLTSHTGPGKTRTLRCLAYDFYPREIDMYWTRASEMNRSGTEKDVLPSGNGAYQRAVVLAVPPEDRETYTCHVEHSRMSQSHRVLWDGTQEARGEGGLGAKAQ; encoded by the exons AGTCTTACTCTCTGACCTTCCTTTACACTGGCCTATCCAAGCCCAGGGAAGGCTTCCCCAGCTTTCAGGCCATGGCCTACCTCAACGACCAGCCCTTCTTCCGCTACAATAGTGACAGCAGAAAGGCTGAGCCCCTAGGACCCTGGAGTCAGGTGGAAGGAATGGAGAACTGGGAGAAGGAAAGCCAACTTCAGAAGGCCAGGGAGGACAtattcatggtgaccctgaaCGACATCATGGACTATTACAAAGACAGAGAAG GGTCTCACACCTTTCAGGGAATGTTTGGTTGTAAACTTTGGAACAACAAAAGCAGTGGAGCATTCTGGAGGTATGCCTATGATGGACAAGACTTCATTGAGTTCAACAAAGAAATTCCAGCCTGGGTTCCATCGGACCCAGCAGCCCAAAACACCAAGCAGAAGTGGGAGGCAGAAAAAGTCTATGTGCAACGGGCCAAGGCCTACCTGGAGGAGGAGTGTCCTGAGATGCTGCAGACATACCTGGAATACAGCAAGACTCACCTGGACCAACAAG ACCCTCCTTCTGTGTCACTCACCAGCCACACGGGCCCAGGGAAGACGAGGACCCTCAGATGCCTGGCCTATGACTTCTACCCACGAGAAATTGATATGTACTGGACGCGGGCCAGTGAGATGAACAGGTCTGGGACAGAGAAGGATGTTCTTCCCAGCGGAAATGGTGCATACCAGCGCGCGGTGGTGCTGGCAGTCCCTCCTGAAGACAGAGAAACCTACACCTGCCACGTGGAACACAGTAGAATGAGCCAGTCTCACAGAGTGCTGTGGGATGGGACACAAGAAGCCAGGGGTGAAGGTGGCTTGGGGGCTAAGGCCCAATAA